The Oxalobacteraceae bacterium OTU3CINTB1 genome includes a window with the following:
- a CDS encoding MFS transporter: MSKSSTIPIGSAVSSSAIEEARIVRKVAWHIMPLIMVCYLFAFFDRINVSFAKFALQTDLGLSDTAYGFGAGLFVVGYVLFEVPSNLMLYKVGARRWIARIMVSWGIATALMAFVDAEWQFYVLRFLIGAMEAGFAPGVLYYLTLWFPSAYRGRITSTLFLASAFAGLLGAPAAGLVLSHMDGLLAMRGWHWLFLVGGIPCVFLGYLVFRVLKDRIEDAGWLTREEQTVLSARIAEQNRSIGGHGHSLLGALKTPGFLTLGLVYFLIQMSSYGLNFWAPHLIRTSGITNPTTIGLLTAIPYLCGAITMVVVGRMSDGSGERRKFVIGLMLLAAGGFFSAGIFDKHTGWLIVSLAVMGAGVIASIPAFWALPPKIVTGVGAAGGIALINTLGQLGGIVSPVLVGRIKDVTGSTTPALYVIGCLCLACVAVLMFALPEKLREKEAPLDRRTA, encoded by the coding sequence ATGTCGAAGTCATCAACTATTCCCATTGGATCAGCGGTTTCCTCCTCGGCAATCGAGGAGGCGCGCATCGTGCGCAAGGTGGCCTGGCACATCATGCCGCTCATCATGGTTTGCTACCTGTTCGCCTTTTTCGATCGCATCAACGTCAGCTTTGCCAAGTTCGCACTGCAAACCGATCTCGGCCTGAGCGATACCGCTTACGGTTTCGGCGCCGGCCTGTTCGTGGTCGGCTATGTCCTGTTTGAGGTGCCCAGCAATCTGATGCTCTACAAGGTCGGGGCCAGGCGCTGGATTGCCCGGATCATGGTGTCGTGGGGGATCGCCACCGCACTGATGGCGTTTGTCGACGCCGAGTGGCAATTTTATGTATTGCGCTTCCTGATCGGCGCGATGGAGGCTGGCTTTGCGCCAGGCGTGCTGTACTACCTGACGCTCTGGTTTCCATCCGCCTACCGCGGCCGCATCACCTCGACGCTGTTCCTTGCATCGGCTTTCGCCGGCTTGCTTGGTGCGCCCGCCGCAGGGCTGGTGCTGTCGCATATGGATGGTTTGCTGGCGATGCGCGGCTGGCACTGGTTGTTCCTGGTCGGCGGCATTCCGTGCGTGTTTCTCGGCTATCTGGTTTTCAGGGTGTTGAAGGACCGGATCGAGGATGCTGGCTGGCTTACCCGTGAGGAGCAGACAGTGCTGTCGGCGCGCATCGCCGAACAGAACCGCTCGATCGGCGGCCATGGCCATTCATTGCTCGGCGCGTTGAAAACCCCGGGGTTTTTGACTCTCGGCCTGGTGTACTTCCTGATTCAGATGAGTTCCTACGGACTCAATTTTTGGGCGCCGCATTTGATTCGCACCTCTGGCATTACCAACCCGACGACCATCGGCTTGCTGACGGCGATCCCGTATCTCTGCGGTGCGATCACCATGGTGGTGGTCGGTCGCATGTCGGACGGTTCCGGCGAACGGCGCAAATTTGTCATTGGCCTGATGCTGCTCGCGGCAGGCGGTTTTTTCAGCGCCGGCATCTTCGACAAGCACACCGGCTGGTTGATTGTCTCGCTGGCGGTCATGGGAGCGGGTGTGATTGCATCAATCCCGGCTTTCTGGGCGCTGCCGCCGAAAATCGTGACCGGCGTCGGCGCGGCAGGCGGTATCGCGTTGATCAATACCCTGGGCCAACTGGGCGGCATTGTCAGTCCGGTGCTTGTGGGCCGGATCAAGGACGTCACCGGCAGTACCACGCCCGCCTTGTACGTGATCGGCTGCCTGTGTCTTGCCTGCGTGGCCGTGTTGATGTTTGCATTGCCCGAAAAACTGCGCGAAAAGGAAGCGCCGCTGGACCGGCGCACTGCCTGA
- a CDS encoding LysR substrate-binding domain-containing protein has product MNLHRLDLVSLSLFSHVARTGSISKGGALANLAVGAASKRMSDLEAMTGTALLERHSRGVILTAAGQALYRHAQLILRDVDSLAADLSDYASGLVGVVRLWANTSAVTQFLPNDLAAFTSANPGIRIEFEEKDSSEIVMAVIDGRADLGIFADRTPAFGLHLVNYKKDRLVLVVPEWHVLAHQPSLSFNEVLEYDFVSLSEGTSLARRLQEETEVLGRKLKLRIRVRSFDAMCKMVAAGMGIAVLPAEAVKELIGSLNLRQISLSDPWAERSLLIGLRNPKAVSRHVRLLLDHLALATMPA; this is encoded by the coding sequence ATGAACCTCCACCGCCTCGACCTGGTCTCCTTGTCCTTGTTCTCCCACGTTGCGCGCACTGGCAGCATTAGCAAAGGTGGCGCGCTGGCTAACCTTGCCGTCGGCGCGGCAAGCAAACGCATGTCCGACCTGGAGGCGATGACCGGTACGGCCCTCCTTGAACGACATTCACGCGGCGTTATTCTGACCGCTGCCGGGCAGGCGCTCTATCGCCATGCGCAACTCATATTGCGAGATGTCGACTCGCTGGCGGCCGATCTGTCGGATTACGCCTCCGGCCTGGTCGGCGTCGTGCGCTTGTGGGCGAATACCTCCGCCGTGACGCAGTTTTTACCCAACGACCTTGCAGCCTTTACATCCGCCAATCCTGGAATCAGGATCGAATTCGAAGAGAAAGACAGCAGCGAAATCGTCATGGCGGTCATCGATGGCCGGGCAGACCTTGGTATTTTTGCGGACCGGACGCCAGCGTTTGGTCTGCACCTGGTCAATTACAAAAAGGATCGCCTGGTGCTGGTCGTGCCCGAGTGGCACGTCTTGGCCCACCAGCCCTCGCTTAGCTTCAACGAGGTACTGGAGTACGACTTCGTTAGCCTTTCCGAAGGCACTTCCCTCGCGCGGCGATTGCAAGAGGAAACCGAGGTACTTGGACGCAAACTCAAGCTGCGCATCCGGGTGCGCAGCTTTGATGCGATGTGCAAAATGGTGGCAGCCGGGATGGGCATCGCGGTGTTGCCGGCCGAAGCGGTCAAAGAACTGATCGGGTCGCTCAATCTGCGGCAAATTTCGTTGAGCGATCCTTGGGCCGAGCGCAGTTTGTTGATTGGCCTGCGCAATCCCAAGGCGGTGTCACGTCACGTGCGGCTGCTGCTCGACCACCTCGCGCTGGCGACCATGCCCGCATAA